From one uncultured Paludibacter sp. genomic stretch:
- a CDS encoding NADH dehydrogenase subunit L, whose product MEYTILILLLPLLTFISLGLLDSKLKPQISGLIGTTSLGIVTALSYYTAFVYFTTQCVDGVYQTLIPFKTLWVNMGANLHIDLGVLLDPISVMMLVVISTVSFMVHLYSLGYMHGEKGFQRYYAFLSLFSFAMLGLVVATNIFQMYIFWELVGVSSYLLISFYYTKPSAVAAGKKAFIVTRFADMFFLIGILVLSYYTKTFDFNILTSGNESVFSSALGSKFIGASVLTWAMALIFIGGAGKSAMFPLHIWLPDAMEGPTPVSALIHAATMVVAGVYLVARLFPIYIDFTPEVLHGIAYVGAFTAMFSAIIAIVQTDIKRVLAFSTISQIGFMMVALGVSTSMELNHHEHGGLGYMASMFHLFTHAMFKALLFLGAGSVIHAVHSNEMKDMGGLRKYMPITHITFLIACLAIAGIPPFSGFFSKDEILTATYHFGTGMGIWMTITAGITAFYMFRLYYNIFWGKNQEHSHDHGHHTPHESPMIMSIPLLVLAGITVFVGIWSIFGSFGTFITPEKTQYLIHLDWKIAGTSIVVALIAIILATILYKKPNEVPTKMAQRFSGLYKAMYNRFYIDEVYLFITKKIIFNNVSRPLAWFDRHVVDGAMNGMAWLTSWTSKETKTFQSGEVQWYAYVFLFGALLITVLSILM is encoded by the coding sequence ATGGAATATACAATTCTGATTCTCTTGCTTCCTTTGCTTACTTTTATAAGTTTAGGGTTGCTCGACAGTAAATTAAAACCTCAAATTTCCGGATTGATTGGAACAACTTCGTTGGGAATTGTTACCGCTCTTTCTTACTACACAGCATTTGTGTATTTTACTACTCAATGTGTGGATGGAGTATATCAAACGCTCATACCTTTCAAAACACTGTGGGTAAATATGGGCGCCAATCTTCACATTGATTTGGGAGTATTGCTCGATCCTATTTCTGTAATGATGTTAGTAGTGATTTCTACCGTATCGTTTATGGTACATCTATACAGTTTGGGTTATATGCACGGAGAAAAAGGTTTTCAACGCTATTACGCATTCCTTTCCTTGTTTAGTTTTGCAATGTTAGGACTGGTTGTGGCGACCAATATTTTCCAAATGTATATATTTTGGGAATTGGTAGGTGTTTCTTCTTATTTACTTATCAGTTTTTATTACACCAAACCATCAGCTGTGGCTGCCGGTAAAAAAGCGTTTATTGTTACTCGTTTTGCCGATATGTTTTTCCTGATTGGAATTTTAGTTCTTTCTTATTATACAAAAACATTTGATTTTAATATACTTACATCTGGAAACGAAAGTGTATTTAGTTCCGCATTAGGTTCGAAATTTATTGGCGCGTCTGTTCTTACTTGGGCAATGGCATTGATTTTTATCGGAGGTGCGGGAAAATCGGCTATGTTTCCGCTGCACATTTGGTTGCCGGATGCAATGGAAGGTCCAACACCTGTTTCCGCATTAATCCACGCAGCAACGATGGTTGTTGCCGGAGTGTATTTGGTAGCACGTTTATTCCCAATTTATATTGATTTTACACCTGAAGTACTTCACGGAATCGCTTATGTTGGCGCATTTACGGCGATGTTTTCAGCAATTATTGCCATTGTACAAACCGATATTAAACGCGTACTGGCATTTTCCACCATTTCACAAATCGGATTTATGATGGTAGCGCTTGGCGTGAGCACCAGTATGGAACTTAACCACCACGAACACGGAGGTTTGGGTTATATGGCTTCAATGTTCCATTTGTTTACACACGCAATGTTTAAAGCATTATTATTCCTTGGTGCGGGTTCAGTTATTCATGCCGTTCACAGCAACGAAATGAAAGATATGGGCGGATTGAGAAAATATATGCCAATTACACATATTACTTTCCTTATCGCTTGTTTGGCAATTGCAGGAATTCCTCCCTTCAGCGGATTTTTCAGTAAAGACGAGATTTTAACCGCAACGTATCATTTTGGTACCGGTATGGGAATTTGGATGACAATCACTGCGGGAATAACCGCATTTTATATGTTCCGTTTGTATTATAATATTTTCTGGGGAAAAAACCAAGAACATTCTCACGATCACGGACATCATACGCCACACGAATCGCCGATGATTATGTCTATACCTTTATTAGTGTTGGCTGGAATTACCGTTTTCGTTGGAATATGGTCAATTTTTGGTTCTTTTGGAACATTTATTACTCCTGAAAAAACGCAATATCTCATTCATTTGGATTGGAAAATAGCCGGAACAAGTATTGTTGTTGCATTGATTGCTATCATTCTTGCTACAATATTGTATAAAAAACCAAATGAAGTTCCCACAAAAATGGCTCAACGTTTCTCGGGACTTTACAAAGCGATGTACAATCGTTTCTATATTGATGAAGTTTATTTATTTATCACTAAAAAAATCATATTCAATAATGTATCGCGTCCGCTGGCTTGGTTTGACCGCCACGTGGTGGATGGAGCAATGAACGGAATGGCTTGGCTTACAAGTTGGACATCGAAAGAAACGAAAACGTTCCAATCGGGAGAAGTACAATGGTATGCGTATGTATTCCTTTTCGGAGCATTACTTATTACGGTATTGAGTATTTTGATGTAA
- the nuoK gene encoding NADH-quinone oxidoreductase subunit K → MGELLVNAGAPVPMIAYLAVSVIMFFAGIFGFITRKNLISILISIELILNAVDINFAVFNRYLYPGQFEGLFFALFVIAIAACETAIAIAIIINIYKRFGDVNVDNLEGMKG, encoded by the coding sequence ATGGGAGAACTTTTAGTAAATGCAGGAGCTCCGGTACCAATGATTGCGTACCTTGCCGTGAGTGTTATAATGTTTTTTGCCGGTATTTTCGGATTTATCACTCGTAAAAATCTGATCTCCATACTTATTTCCATTGAGTTGATACTCAACGCTGTGGATATTAATTTTGCCGTATTTAACCGCTATTTGTATCCGGGTCAGTTTGAAGGATTGTTCTTCGCTTTGTTTGTGATTGCCATTGCTGCGTGCGAAACGGCTATTGCCATTGCCATTATCATTAATATATACAAACGCTTTGGCGATGTAAATGTGGATAACCTGGAAGGAATGAAAGGATAA
- a CDS encoding conserved membrane hypothetical protein (Evidence 4 : Unknown function but conserved in other organisms), translating to MAQQIIFYILALVIVVFSVMAVTSRRIIRSATYLLFVLLGTAGLYLLLNYHFLFAVQIAVYAGGIMVLFIMAIFLTHRPEKHTESQQGKKYVFAALLSITGLVITGFIIVTNVTRIYNYVTENEINMQDIGSALMGYEKYQYVLPFEVVSVLLLACIIGAILIARPEKNEEKQLEENSKGE from the coding sequence ATGGCACAACAAATTATATTTTACATTTTAGCTCTTGTAATAGTTGTTTTCTCTGTAATGGCTGTTACAAGTAGAAGAATTATCCGCTCGGCAACTTATTTGCTTTTTGTACTTTTAGGTACTGCCGGGTTGTATTTATTACTTAATTATCATTTTCTTTTTGCCGTGCAAATAGCTGTATATGCCGGCGGTATCATGGTATTGTTTATTATGGCTATCTTCTTAACTCATCGCCCTGAAAAACATACGGAAAGCCAACAAGGTAAAAAATACGTTTTTGCAGCTTTACTCTCCATTACCGGACTGGTAATTACAGGATTTATTATAGTTACAAACGTAACAAGAATATATAACTATGTTACTGAGAATGAAATTAATATGCAAGATATTGGTTCTGCATTGATGGGATACGAAAAATATCAATACGTGCTACCATTTGAGGTTGTGAGTGTGCTATTGCTGGCTTGTATTATAGGGGCAATCTTAATTGCACGCCCTGAAAAAAACGAAGAAAAACAATTGGAAGAAAATAGTAAAGGAGAATAA
- a CDS encoding conserved hypothetical protein (Evidence 4 : Unknown function but conserved in other organisms), whose translation MNSFSKYISGIFIGLKSLFKGMFVTWNELWTKKVTMQYPENRDTLVISDRWRATLIMPHDENNEHACTACGICQTNCPNGTIQVISKMIETEDGKQKKALDKHIWDNGMCTFCNLCVISCPSDAITFTNEFENAVFDKEKLIHQLNKDGSKLRERKITPKPAVTIEKEKP comes from the coding sequence ATGAATTCTTTTTCAAAATATATTTCAGGGATATTTATCGGCTTGAAATCGTTATTCAAAGGTATGTTTGTAACCTGGAACGAGTTATGGACTAAAAAAGTAACGATGCAATATCCTGAAAATCGAGATACGCTTGTTATTTCAGACCGCTGGCGCGCTACGCTTATTATGCCGCACGATGAGAATAACGAACATGCGTGTACTGCTTGTGGTATTTGTCAAACAAATTGTCCTAATGGTACGATTCAAGTTATTTCAAAAATGATTGAAACTGAAGATGGTAAACAAAAAAAGGCGCTTGATAAACATATTTGGGATAATGGAATGTGTACATTTTGTAATCTTTGCGTGATTTCGTGTCCGTCAGATGCTATTACTTTCACCAATGAATTTGAAAACGCTGTATTCGACAAAGAAAAATTAATACATCAGTTGAATAAAGATGGTTCAAAATTAAGGGAAAGGAAAATAACCCCCAAACCCGCTGTAACCATTGAAAAAGAAAAACCGTAA
- the nuoH gene encoding NADH-quinone oxidoreductase subunit H, which translates to MLLNYSQPLEVTNLFQQIDAFFRTNLPSFWATFIEGLIVLVLILAAYAVIALALIYIERKITAFFQARLGPNRVGKYGIVQSIADMVKILIKEIIHVNKVDKFLFYAAPFFMIVASVLTFGAIAFGKNLHAVDFNIGVFYVIAVSSLGIIGVLLAGWSSNNKYAMIGAMRSGAQFISYEMSAGFALMTIVVLSGTMQFSTMIENQRYCWNLFNGHISSIIAFMIYLISGHAETNRGPFDLPEAESELTAGYHTEYSGLQFGFFYLAEYLNMFIIAGIATAVFLGGWMPVQIKGWEAFNQVMWYIPSYVWFFAKTGVLIFLSLWVRWSFPRLRIDQLLNLEWKYLLPINLVNLLFMVILVLTGLTLTDILPSLFK; encoded by the coding sequence ATGTTATTAAATTATTCACAACCTTTAGAAGTAACAAATCTCTTCCAACAAATCGACGCATTTTTCAGAACAAACCTACCGTCGTTTTGGGCTACTTTTATAGAAGGTCTTATTGTTTTGGTTCTAATCCTGGCGGCGTATGCTGTTATTGCTTTGGCGCTAATTTATATTGAACGTAAAATAACGGCATTTTTTCAGGCGCGTTTGGGTCCAAATCGTGTGGGGAAATATGGTATTGTACAGAGTATTGCGGATATGGTTAAAATTTTAATCAAAGAAATTATCCATGTAAATAAAGTGGATAAATTCTTGTTTTATGCCGCTCCTTTCTTTATGATTGTTGCTTCCGTACTTACTTTTGGAGCTATTGCCTTTGGAAAAAATTTGCATGCGGTTGATTTCAACATCGGAGTTTTTTATGTCATAGCGGTTTCTTCGTTGGGCATTATCGGGGTTTTATTAGCAGGATGGTCAAGTAACAATAAATATGCGATGATTGGAGCTATGCGAAGCGGCGCACAATTTATCAGTTACGAAATGTCTGCCGGATTTGCTTTGATGACCATTGTAGTGCTTTCCGGAACAATGCAATTCTCTACTATGATTGAAAATCAGCGATACTGCTGGAATTTGTTCAACGGACATATTTCTTCCATCATCGCCTTTATGATTTATCTGATTTCGGGACACGCCGAAACGAACCGTGGTCCTTTCGATCTACCTGAAGCGGAATCGGAACTTACTGCAGGTTATCATACAGAATACTCCGGGTTGCAATTTGGTTTTTTCTATTTAGCTGAATACTTAAATATGTTTATTATCGCAGGTATTGCCACTGCGGTATTTTTAGGAGGTTGGATGCCCGTTCAAATTAAAGGTTGGGAAGCATTTAACCAAGTGATGTGGTATATTCCATCTTATGTTTGGTTCTTTGCAAAAACAGGCGTATTGATATTTTTAAGTTTATGGGTTCGTTGGTCTTTCCCACGTTTGCGTATTGACCAATTACTTAATTTGGAATGGAAATATCTTTTGCCGATAAATTTGGTAAATCTGTTGTTTATGGTTATTCTCGTACTTACAGGATTAACGTTGACGGATATTCTTCCATCGCTTTTTAAATAG
- the nuoC gene encoding NADH-quinone oxidoreductase subunit C/D, protein MKDIKEVILKAVNDAVIEEKQKLTVTVEPKQLHRLIETLYKNAELPFDYLISLIGMDWGEKLGVIYQLSSSKDPSQEIVVITATPDRENPLLYTVTDLYETAHLNEREAYAMFGIRFINNPDMRRFLLRDDWNGFPLRKDYDAENPVNIVSKEIVDKAPRIMETPDGKLIEEVVDVFEEDDYVINIGPQHPSTHGVMHFRTALDGEIIKKIDVHSGYIHRGIEKLCENMTYPQALHLTDRLDYLSASMNRHALCMCVEKASGIEVPERAQYIRTIMDELNRISSHLIAWAAHTNDLGATTAFIYGVREREHVLDIFDKTCGGRLIVNYNVIGGVMNDIYPDFQKDVKAFIPYMREKLKEYDNFFSHNVIALGRMVNIGNMTKEDAVSYGVTGPAGRGSGWSCDVRKHKPYALYDKVEFKEIIRTEGDSYARYLNRLDEIEESLHIIEQLIDNIPEGDFCAKTKAIIRIPEGQYFQSVEAGKGEFGVFIESKGDKFPYRVKFRSPSMAAVSIMPHICKGEKIADFIGIGGSMDYVIPDIDR, encoded by the coding sequence ATGAAAGATATAAAAGAGGTAATTTTAAAAGCCGTAAATGACGCCGTTATTGAAGAAAAACAAAAATTGACCGTAACGGTTGAACCAAAACAACTTCATCGTTTAATTGAAACACTTTATAAAAATGCCGAACTCCCTTTCGATTATTTAATCAGTTTAATCGGAATGGATTGGGGCGAAAAATTGGGCGTTATCTACCAACTTTCCTCTTCCAAAGACCCTTCGCAGGAAATCGTTGTTATCACCGCAACACCCGACCGTGAGAATCCACTGCTTTACACTGTTACCGATTTATATGAAACCGCGCATTTAAATGAGCGTGAAGCATACGCTATGTTCGGAATCCGCTTTATTAATAATCCGGATATGCGTCGTTTCCTCTTAAGAGATGACTGGAACGGTTTTCCATTAAGAAAAGATTACGATGCAGAAAATCCTGTCAACATTGTAAGTAAAGAAATTGTGGACAAAGCACCACGCATTATGGAAACGCCTGATGGAAAATTAATTGAAGAAGTAGTGGATGTTTTTGAAGAAGATGATTATGTTATCAATATCGGTCCTCAACATCCTTCAACACACGGCGTAATGCATTTTCGCACGGCTTTGGACGGTGAAATCATCAAAAAAATTGACGTACACAGCGGTTATATTCACAGAGGAATTGAAAAGCTATGTGAAAATATGACTTATCCACAAGCGCTTCATTTAACCGATCGTTTGGATTATCTTTCGGCAAGTATGAATCGTCATGCCTTGTGTATGTGTGTAGAAAAAGCAAGCGGAATAGAAGTTCCTGAACGCGCACAATACATTCGTACCATTATGGACGAACTGAATCGTATCAGTTCGCACTTAATTGCATGGGCGGCTCATACAAACGACCTTGGCGCGACAACCGCTTTTATCTATGGTGTGCGTGAACGCGAACACGTTTTGGATATTTTTGATAAAACCTGCGGCGGACGATTAATTGTGAATTACAACGTTATTGGTGGAGTAATGAATGATATTTATCCTGATTTTCAGAAGGATGTAAAAGCATTTATTCCGTATATGCGTGAAAAATTGAAAGAATACGACAATTTCTTTTCTCACAACGTGATTGCTTTAGGACGTATGGTAAATATCGGGAATATGACAAAAGAAGATGCTGTCAGTTACGGTGTAACCGGTCCTGCCGGACGTGGATCAGGTTGGTCTTGCGATGTTCGTAAACATAAACCATACGCTCTTTACGATAAAGTGGAATTTAAAGAAATCATTCGTACTGAGGGAGATTCTTATGCTCGCTATTTGAACCGCTTGGATGAAATTGAAGAATCGTTACATATTATTGAACAGTTGATTGACAATATTCCTGAAGGAGATTTTTGTGCTAAAACAAAAGCGATTATTCGTATTCCCGAAGGTCAGTATTTTCAAAGCGTGGAAGCAGGAAAAGGAGAATTTGGCGTATTTATAGAAAGTAAAGGGGATAAATTCCCTTATCGCGTAAAATTCCGTTCGCCTTCTATGGCTGCAGTTTCCATAATGCCTCACATCTGTAAAGGAGAAAAAATTGCCGACTTTATCGGTATCGGAGGTTCTATGGACTATGTAATCCCGGACATCGACCGATAA
- the nuoB gene encoding NADH-quinone oxidoreductase subunit B, whose product MDVKKIKIKGIPSEEFKDNDSLQKHIDELNANGTNVIVGNLDQMINWGRSNSLWPLAFATSCCGIEFMAAAAAHYDLARFGMEVVRNSPRQADLMIVAGTIVNKMAPLVRRVYDQMAEPKYVLAMGACAISGGPFVNSYHVVNGVDKLIPVDVYVPGCPPRPESLFYGLLQLQRKVKVDRFFEDRVFDRPYNPETLVDPATGKAIDTTVEKEK is encoded by the coding sequence ATGGATGTAAAAAAAATAAAAATAAAAGGCATTCCCAGCGAAGAATTCAAAGATAATGATTCGCTGCAAAAACATATTGACGAACTGAATGCTAACGGAACGAACGTTATTGTAGGCAATTTAGATCAAATGATAAATTGGGGACGTTCCAATTCTCTTTGGCCTCTTGCTTTTGCTACCAGTTGCTGTGGCATTGAATTTATGGCAGCTGCCGCCGCTCATTACGATTTAGCTCGTTTTGGAATGGAAGTGGTACGTAATAGTCCTCGTCAGGCAGATTTAATGATTGTCGCCGGTACCATTGTGAATAAAATGGCGCCGCTTGTACGCCGTGTGTATGATCAAATGGCAGAACCAAAATACGTTCTGGCAATGGGCGCTTGCGCCATTTCGGGCGGACCGTTTGTAAATTCATATCACGTGGTAAATGGTGTGGATAAACTCATCCCTGTGGATGTTTATGTGCCGGGCTGTCCTCCAAGACCCGAATCTTTATTTTACGGATTATTGCAATTACAACGTAAAGTAAAAGTAGATAGATTTTTTGAAGACAGAGTTTTTGATAGACCGTATAATCCGGAAACGCTTGTAGATCCTGCCACGGGCAAAGCAATTGACACCACTGTAGAAAAAGAAAAATAA
- the nuoA gene encoding NADH-quinone oxidoreductase subunit A gives MNNLSLFVVVLLAGITLVVVGLSAAILLSPKSFNFQKGETYECGLPTKGTSWMQFKVGYYLYAILFLMFDVETLFLFPWATVVRSLGMTGLVSILIFIAILGLGLAYAWRKGILKWM, from the coding sequence ATGAATAATTTATCACTTTTCGTGGTAGTTCTTCTTGCCGGAATTACATTAGTCGTTGTCGGTCTCAGTGCGGCTATTTTGCTTTCCCCAAAATCTTTCAATTTTCAAAAAGGCGAAACTTACGAATGCGGACTTCCTACCAAAGGCACCTCGTGGATGCAGTTTAAGGTCGGCTATTATTTGTATGCCATTCTCTTTTTGATGTTCGATGTGGAAACATTGTTTCTCTTCCCTTGGGCAACGGTAGTACGTTCGCTTGGAATGACAGGATTGGTTAGTATCCTTATATTTATTGCAATTCTCGGTTTGGGCTTAGCTTACGCTTGGCGGAAAGGAATATTGAAATGGATGTAA
- a CDS encoding Rhomboid family protein, giving the protein MVTLIIIVITSVVSFMAFNNSSLVNNFIFYPPAIKNKEWYRFFTYGLLHADLAHLIFNMFALYLFGTEIEKVFKGVFANELGTVLYILMYVIGLIASILPTYFKEKNNYNYRSLGASGAVSAVVFAYILIYPMNFMGIMFIPIYLPAFLFGIIYVIVSVYLDKKQAGNINHLAHITGGIFGIMYMFIVFMAFVKINIFSFFIQNIQIASVKDLIHFGF; this is encoded by the coding sequence ATGGTTACACTTATCATTATTGTAATTACATCTGTTGTTTCCTTTATGGCATTTAACAATAGTTCGTTAGTAAATAATTTTATTTTTTATCCGCCGGCCATTAAAAATAAAGAATGGTATCGATTTTTCACCTATGGGTTGTTGCACGCCGATTTAGCACATCTTATTTTTAATATGTTTGCACTTTACCTTTTCGGTACGGAAATAGAAAAAGTATTTAAAGGTGTGTTTGCAAATGAATTAGGGACGGTTTTATATATATTAATGTATGTAATTGGTTTAATTGCTTCCATACTTCCCACTTATTTTAAGGAAAAAAATAATTATAACTATCGCAGTTTAGGCGCTTCAGGAGCTGTTTCTGCGGTTGTTTTTGCTTATATTCTTATTTATCCGATGAATTTTATGGGAATAATGTTTATCCCTATTTATCTTCCGGCATTTTTATTTGGAATTATTTACGTAATTGTTTCTGTTTATTTAGATAAAAAACAAGCTGGCAATATTAATCATTTAGCGCACATTACAGGTGGAATTTTTGGAATTATGTATATGTTTATTGTGTTTATGGCATTTGTCAAAATCAATATATTTTCTTTCTTTATTCAAAACATACAAATTGCGTCGGTTAAAGATTTAATACATTTCGGATTTTAA
- the panB gene encoding 3-methyl-2-oxobutanoate hydroxymethyltransferase: MSVHNEDTRKVTTQRLIEMKNRKEKISMLTAYDYTMASIVDQAGTDVILVGDSASNVICGNITTLPITLDQMIFMATSVVKAVKRALVMVDMPFGSYQGNSEIALASAIRVMKETAADGIKMEGGEEIIESVKRILSAGIPIMGHLGLMPQSINKYGSYNVRAKEEKEAEKLIKDAHLLEDAGCFALVLEKIPAKLAAQVASELVIPVIGIGAGNGVDGQVLVLNDMLGLTKGFSPRFLRRYANLEEIMHNAIENYNTDVKAGSFPNDNEQY; the protein is encoded by the coding sequence AGAAAAGTTACCACCCAACGGTTAATTGAAATGAAAAACCGGAAGGAAAAAATAAGTATGCTCACGGCTTACGATTACACTATGGCAAGCATTGTAGATCAAGCAGGTACAGATGTAATTTTAGTAGGCGATTCAGCTTCAAATGTAATATGTGGAAATATCACAACACTACCTATTACACTTGATCAAATGATTTTTATGGCTACATCAGTGGTGAAAGCTGTAAAAAGAGCACTGGTAATGGTAGATATGCCATTCGGCTCATATCAGGGAAACTCTGAAATTGCATTGGCATCTGCCATTCGTGTTATGAAAGAAACTGCTGCCGATGGAATAAAAATGGAAGGAGGCGAAGAAATAATTGAATCGGTAAAACGAATTTTAAGCGCCGGTATTCCTATAATGGGACATTTGGGATTGATGCCGCAATCTATTAATAAATATGGTTCATACAACGTAAGAGCCAAAGAAGAAAAAGAAGCGGAAAAATTGATTAAAGATGCTCATTTATTGGAAGATGCGGGATGTTTTGCATTGGTGTTGGAAAAAATTCCGGCAAAGTTAGCCGCACAAGTCGCATCTGAACTCGTTATCCCTGTAATAGGAATAGGAGCCGGAAACGGCGTTGATGGGCAAGTATTGGTGCTCAACGATATGCTTGGACTTACAAAAGGATTTTCACCCCGCTTCTTGCGCCGTTACGCAAATTTGGAAGAAATTATGCACAATGCTATTGAAAATTACAATACAGATGTAAAGGCGGGAAGTTTTCCAAACGATAATGAACAGTATTGA